The proteins below come from a single Miscanthus floridulus cultivar M001 chromosome 1, ASM1932011v1, whole genome shotgun sequence genomic window:
- the LOC136545154 gene encoding uncharacterized protein isoform X1, whose protein sequence is MAPADGGGEQPHKAHRQHKSGAKARKKKGKGKGDGGDDAGGQQKNPKVRSRFEQARDWCPWSDLLGATWVRKACCSNQTTFPFFQAFAFQSAAKAKRLQARSAEIEQRRLHVPIMDRSIGEPPPFVVVVQGPPQVGKSLLIKCLVKHYTKQNLPEVRGPITVVSGKNRRVQFVECPNDINGMIDAAKIADLALLLIDGSYGFEMDTFEFLNIMQVHGFPKVMGVLTHLDKFKDVKKLRKTKQRLKHRFWAEIKEGAKLFYLSGLIHGKYTKREVHNLARFISVIKPIPLSWRMAHPYLLVDRFEDVTPTESVRLNRKCDRTITLYGYLRGCNMKRGTKVHITGAGDFSLSGVTGLADPCPLPSSAKKRGLRDKEKLFYAPMSGLGDLLYDKDAVYININDHLVQFSKSDENDAPKKQGKGKDVGVALVKTLQNTRYSLDEKLEQSFINFFGGRPAAQSKDSDAEGNVISASQDDQGNTNLQQVDDGNNSNAVTMESNEHSEGSSDSEEDNGDIQLRDRDVDLREEVEICNGRLRRKAVSANFLDDVDDEGTDEDGGDDEDSGDDQLSGDSASADDSGEASDSEDEIESTSKWKESLLARTLSRRSANLMQLVYGLPSTKLGGVALEENDEIEANSSDDEFFIPKGQKQAKNESPSFDDIDAEDCSKFFKAELRDWSNEDLIKSIRDRFVTGNWSKAALRGQDTDENGEDGEEIYGDFEDLETGEVHMSQAVENAEGKDGPEVEERRLKKLALRAKFDAQYDGSELSDDEVDDVKKKSRQEQSNGGGYFDKLKEEMELRKQMNMSELNDLDEETRVDIEGFRTGTYVRLEVHGVPFELVEHFNPCHPILVGGIGLGEENTGFMQASLKRHRWHRKVLKTKDPIIVSIGWRRFQTTPVYAIEDRNGRHRMLKYTPEHMHCFAMFWGPLAPPKSGVLAVQNLSNNQVPFRITATGWVQEFNNTARIVKKIKLTGTPCKIFKKTALIKGMFTSDLEVARFEGAAIRTVSGIRGQVKKAAKIEPGDMLKRKGENTEGIARCTFEDRILMSDIVFLRAWVNVEVPTYCNPVTTALQPREQTWQGMRTTAELRREKNIPTPHNKDSVFKPIERKPRKFNPVEIPAKLQQLLPFKSKPKDTPKQKKVPVENRVPVIMQPSEKKTHAAIQQLRLIKQEKAKKKKIKEQQKKKAYEAEKAKTELLTKKRQREERRERYREEDKQKKRARR, encoded by the exons ATGGCTccggcggacggcggcggcgagcagcCGCACAAGGCGCACCGCCAACACAAGTCCGGCGCCAAGGCGCGGAAGAAGAAGGGCAAGGGCAAGGGCGACGGCGGCGATGACGCAGGGGGCCAGCAGAAGAACCCCAAGGTACGAAGCAGATTCGAGCAAGCTCGTGATTGGTGTCCGTGGAGTGACCTGCTCGGGGCGACATGGGTCCGGAAGGCTTGTTGTTCTAATCAGACTACCTTTCCATTCTTTCAGGCTTTTGCATTTCAGTCAGCAGCGAAGGCGAAGCGTCTACAAGCTCGGTCAGCTGAAATTGAACAACGGCGTCTCCATGTCCCAATTATGGACCGTTCCATCGGCGAACCTCCTCCTTTTGTTGTTGTAGTTCAAGGACCTCCACAG GTTGGGAAGTCACTATTGATAAAATGTCTGGTAAAGCACTACACCAAACAAAACTTGCCAGAAGTTCGTGGTCCCATCACTGTTGTATCAG GTAAAAACAGGAGGGTACAGTTCGTGGAGTGTCCAAATGATATCAATGGAATGATTGATGCTGCTAAAATAGCTGATCTCGCTTTATTGCTCATTGATGGAAGCTATGGATTTGAAATG GATACATTTGAGTTTCTTAATATCATGCAAGTCCATGGATTCCCCAAGGTGATGGGAGTGCTCACACATCTTGATAAATTTAAAGATGTGAAGAAACTCAGGAAAACTAAGCAGCGCCTTAAACATCGATTCTGGGCCGAGATAAAGGAGGGAGCAAAATTATTCTACTTGTCTGGTCTGATTCATGGAAA ATACACCAAAAGAGAAGTCCATAATCTTGCAAGATTCATCTCTGTAATCAAACCTATCCCATTGAGTTGGCGTATGGCTCATCCTTATTTGTTAGTTGATAGATTTGAGGATGTCACCCCTACAGAAAGTGTGCGCTTGAACAGAAAGTGTGACAGAACAATAACATTGTACGGTTACCTCCGTGGCTGTAATATGAAAAGAGGGACCAAG GTGCATATCACAGGGGCAGGTGATTTCAGCTTGTCTGGGGTGACGGGTTTGGCTGATCCTTGCCCTTTGCCATCATCTGCAAAGAAGAGAGGATTGCGTGACAAGGAAAAACTGTTCTATGCGCCAATGTCTGGTCTTGGGGATTTACTTTATGACAAGGATGCGGTTTATATTAATATCAATGATCATCTTGTTCAGTTTTCAAAGAGTGATGAAAATGATGCACCCAAAAAGCAAG GGAAAGGTAAAGATGTCGGCGTGGCCCTGGTAAAAACACTTCAAAACACGAGATACTCCCTTGATGAAAAGTTGGAACAAAGCTTTATAAATTTCTTTGGTGGACGTCCTGCTGCTCAATCCAAAGACAGTGATGCTGAAGGCAATGTCATCTCTGCGAGCCAGGATGATCagggtaacacaaacttgcagcaAGTAGATGACGGTAACAATAGCAATGCAGTCACCATGGAGAGCAACGAACATTCTGAAGGCTCTAGTGATAGCGAAGAGGATAATGGTGATATTCAGCTGAGGGATCGTGATGTTGACTTGAGGGAAGAAGTAGAGATTTGCAATGGAAGATTGAGGCGAAAAGCTGTATCTGCTAATTTTCTAGATGACGTTGATGATGAG GGTACTGATGAAGATGGCGGTGATGATGAGGATTCTGGTGATGACCAGTTGTCTGGGGATTCTGCATCAGCAGATGATAGTGGAGAAGCTAGTGATTCAG AGGATGAAATTGAGAGCACTTCAAAATGGAAAGAATCCCTACTTGCAAGAACACTGTCCCGACGGAGTGCTAATTTGATGCAACTTGTCTATGGACTACCTTCAACAAAGCTAGGCGGTGTTGCGCTAGAAGAAAATGATGAAATTGAAGCCAATAGCTCAGATGACGAATTTTTCATACCAAAAGGACAAAAG CAAGCAAAGAATGAATCACCAAGCTTTGACGATATTGATGCTGAGGATTGCTCCAAGTTTTTCAAAGCAGAGCTAAGAGATTGGTCTAATGAAGATCTCATCAAAAGCATCCGTGATCGTTTTGTGACTGGAAATTGGTCAAAAGCTGCTTTAAGAGGACAGGATACAGATGAAAATGGAGAGGATGGTGAGGAAATATATGGTGATTTTGAAGATCTTGAAACTGGTGAGGTACATATGAGCCAGGCAGTTGAAAATGCAGAAGGGAAAGATGGTCcagaagttgaagaaagaagactTAAGAAGCTTGCACTAAGAGCAAAATTTGATGCACAATAT GATGGTTCTGAGCTATCCGATGACGAAGTTGATGATGTTAAGAAGAAATCCAGACAAGAACAGTCTAACGGAGGGGGCTATTTTGACAAA CTAAAGGAGGAAATGGAACTTCGCAAGCAAATGAATATGTCCGAGCTCAATGACCTTGATGAAGAGACTCGAGTAGACATTGAAGGATTCAGGACTGGTACTTATGTCAGGTTAGAAGTACATGGTGTGCCATTTGAGCTTGTTGAGCATTTTAATCCTTGCCACCCCATTCTTGTTGGGGGTATTGGCCTTGGTGAGGAGAACACGGGATTCATGCAG GCTAGTTTGAAGCGCCATAGGTGGCACAGGAAAGTTCTGAAGACAAAGGATCCAATCATAGTTTCAATTGGATGGAGGCGATTCCAAACAACCCCTGTGTATGCAATAGAGGATCGGAATGGTCGACACCGCATGCTGAAGTATACGCCTGAGCATATGCATTGCTTTGCTATGTTTTGGGGACCACTTGCTCCACCGAAGAGTGGTGTATTAGCAGTCCAGAATCTTTCTAACAATCAG GTGCCGTTTAGGATAACTGCAACAGGATGGGTTCAAGAATTCAACAATACTGCCAGAATTGTGAAGAAGATCAAGCTCACAGGCACACCATGCAAGATATTTAAGAAGACTGCACTAATCAAAGGAATGTTCACATCTGATTTAGAGGTTGCTAGGTTTGAAGGTGCCGCCATTCGGACTGTAAGTGGAATCCGAGGACAGGTTAAAAAG GCAGCAAAGATTGAGCCAGGAGATATGTTGAAGAGAAAAGGGGAAAATACAGAAGGAATCGCAAGATGCACATTTGAGGACAGAATTCTTATGAGTGACATTGTTTTCCTGCGTGCCTGGGTTAATGTTGAAGTTCCCACGTACTGTAACCCTGTGACCACTGCTCTGCAACCTAGAGAGCAGACCTGGCAAGGCATGAGAACAACTGCTGAGTTGCGGAGGGAAAAAAATATCCCTACCCCACACAACAAGGACTCAGTTTTCAAG CCTATTGAGCGGAAACCACGGAAGTTCAATCCTGTTGAGATCCCTGCAAAGCTGCAACAGTTACTTCCTTTTAAATCTAAGCCTAAGGATACACCTAAGCAGAAGAAAGTACCAGTTGAAAACAGGGTGCCAGTAATCATGCAACCCAGTGAGAAGAAGACACATGCAGCTATACAACAGCTAAGGCTGATAAAACAAGAGAAG GCCAAGAAGAAGAAAAttaaagaacaacagaagaaaaaGGCATATGAGGCAGAGAAAGCCAAGACGGAGCTACTGACGAAGAAACGACAGAGGGAAGAGAGGCGTGAAAGATATCGGGAAGAAGATAAGCAAAAGAAGCGTGCACGCAGATGA
- the LOC136545154 gene encoding uncharacterized protein isoform X2: MAPADGGGEQPHKAHRQHKSGAKARKKKGKGKGDGGDDAGGQQKNPKAFAFQSAAKAKRLQARSAEIEQRRLHVPIMDRSIGEPPPFVVVVQGPPQVGKSLLIKCLVKHYTKQNLPEVRGPITVVSGKNRRVQFVECPNDINGMIDAAKIADLALLLIDGSYGFEMDTFEFLNIMQVHGFPKVMGVLTHLDKFKDVKKLRKTKQRLKHRFWAEIKEGAKLFYLSGLIHGKYTKREVHNLARFISVIKPIPLSWRMAHPYLLVDRFEDVTPTESVRLNRKCDRTITLYGYLRGCNMKRGTKVHITGAGDFSLSGVTGLADPCPLPSSAKKRGLRDKEKLFYAPMSGLGDLLYDKDAVYININDHLVQFSKSDENDAPKKQGKGKDVGVALVKTLQNTRYSLDEKLEQSFINFFGGRPAAQSKDSDAEGNVISASQDDQGNTNLQQVDDGNNSNAVTMESNEHSEGSSDSEEDNGDIQLRDRDVDLREEVEICNGRLRRKAVSANFLDDVDDEGTDEDGGDDEDSGDDQLSGDSASADDSGEASDSEDEIESTSKWKESLLARTLSRRSANLMQLVYGLPSTKLGGVALEENDEIEANSSDDEFFIPKGQKQAKNESPSFDDIDAEDCSKFFKAELRDWSNEDLIKSIRDRFVTGNWSKAALRGQDTDENGEDGEEIYGDFEDLETGEVHMSQAVENAEGKDGPEVEERRLKKLALRAKFDAQYDGSELSDDEVDDVKKKSRQEQSNGGGYFDKLKEEMELRKQMNMSELNDLDEETRVDIEGFRTGTYVRLEVHGVPFELVEHFNPCHPILVGGIGLGEENTGFMQASLKRHRWHRKVLKTKDPIIVSIGWRRFQTTPVYAIEDRNGRHRMLKYTPEHMHCFAMFWGPLAPPKSGVLAVQNLSNNQVPFRITATGWVQEFNNTARIVKKIKLTGTPCKIFKKTALIKGMFTSDLEVARFEGAAIRTVSGIRGQVKKAAKIEPGDMLKRKGENTEGIARCTFEDRILMSDIVFLRAWVNVEVPTYCNPVTTALQPREQTWQGMRTTAELRREKNIPTPHNKDSVFKPIERKPRKFNPVEIPAKLQQLLPFKSKPKDTPKQKKVPVENRVPVIMQPSEKKTHAAIQQLRLIKQEKAKKKKIKEQQKKKAYEAEKAKTELLTKKRQREERRERYREEDKQKKRARR; the protein is encoded by the exons ATGGCTccggcggacggcggcggcgagcagcCGCACAAGGCGCACCGCCAACACAAGTCCGGCGCCAAGGCGCGGAAGAAGAAGGGCAAGGGCAAGGGCGACGGCGGCGATGACGCAGGGGGCCAGCAGAAGAACCCCAAG GCTTTTGCATTTCAGTCAGCAGCGAAGGCGAAGCGTCTACAAGCTCGGTCAGCTGAAATTGAACAACGGCGTCTCCATGTCCCAATTATGGACCGTTCCATCGGCGAACCTCCTCCTTTTGTTGTTGTAGTTCAAGGACCTCCACAG GTTGGGAAGTCACTATTGATAAAATGTCTGGTAAAGCACTACACCAAACAAAACTTGCCAGAAGTTCGTGGTCCCATCACTGTTGTATCAG GTAAAAACAGGAGGGTACAGTTCGTGGAGTGTCCAAATGATATCAATGGAATGATTGATGCTGCTAAAATAGCTGATCTCGCTTTATTGCTCATTGATGGAAGCTATGGATTTGAAATG GATACATTTGAGTTTCTTAATATCATGCAAGTCCATGGATTCCCCAAGGTGATGGGAGTGCTCACACATCTTGATAAATTTAAAGATGTGAAGAAACTCAGGAAAACTAAGCAGCGCCTTAAACATCGATTCTGGGCCGAGATAAAGGAGGGAGCAAAATTATTCTACTTGTCTGGTCTGATTCATGGAAA ATACACCAAAAGAGAAGTCCATAATCTTGCAAGATTCATCTCTGTAATCAAACCTATCCCATTGAGTTGGCGTATGGCTCATCCTTATTTGTTAGTTGATAGATTTGAGGATGTCACCCCTACAGAAAGTGTGCGCTTGAACAGAAAGTGTGACAGAACAATAACATTGTACGGTTACCTCCGTGGCTGTAATATGAAAAGAGGGACCAAG GTGCATATCACAGGGGCAGGTGATTTCAGCTTGTCTGGGGTGACGGGTTTGGCTGATCCTTGCCCTTTGCCATCATCTGCAAAGAAGAGAGGATTGCGTGACAAGGAAAAACTGTTCTATGCGCCAATGTCTGGTCTTGGGGATTTACTTTATGACAAGGATGCGGTTTATATTAATATCAATGATCATCTTGTTCAGTTTTCAAAGAGTGATGAAAATGATGCACCCAAAAAGCAAG GGAAAGGTAAAGATGTCGGCGTGGCCCTGGTAAAAACACTTCAAAACACGAGATACTCCCTTGATGAAAAGTTGGAACAAAGCTTTATAAATTTCTTTGGTGGACGTCCTGCTGCTCAATCCAAAGACAGTGATGCTGAAGGCAATGTCATCTCTGCGAGCCAGGATGATCagggtaacacaaacttgcagcaAGTAGATGACGGTAACAATAGCAATGCAGTCACCATGGAGAGCAACGAACATTCTGAAGGCTCTAGTGATAGCGAAGAGGATAATGGTGATATTCAGCTGAGGGATCGTGATGTTGACTTGAGGGAAGAAGTAGAGATTTGCAATGGAAGATTGAGGCGAAAAGCTGTATCTGCTAATTTTCTAGATGACGTTGATGATGAG GGTACTGATGAAGATGGCGGTGATGATGAGGATTCTGGTGATGACCAGTTGTCTGGGGATTCTGCATCAGCAGATGATAGTGGAGAAGCTAGTGATTCAG AGGATGAAATTGAGAGCACTTCAAAATGGAAAGAATCCCTACTTGCAAGAACACTGTCCCGACGGAGTGCTAATTTGATGCAACTTGTCTATGGACTACCTTCAACAAAGCTAGGCGGTGTTGCGCTAGAAGAAAATGATGAAATTGAAGCCAATAGCTCAGATGACGAATTTTTCATACCAAAAGGACAAAAG CAAGCAAAGAATGAATCACCAAGCTTTGACGATATTGATGCTGAGGATTGCTCCAAGTTTTTCAAAGCAGAGCTAAGAGATTGGTCTAATGAAGATCTCATCAAAAGCATCCGTGATCGTTTTGTGACTGGAAATTGGTCAAAAGCTGCTTTAAGAGGACAGGATACAGATGAAAATGGAGAGGATGGTGAGGAAATATATGGTGATTTTGAAGATCTTGAAACTGGTGAGGTACATATGAGCCAGGCAGTTGAAAATGCAGAAGGGAAAGATGGTCcagaagttgaagaaagaagactTAAGAAGCTTGCACTAAGAGCAAAATTTGATGCACAATAT GATGGTTCTGAGCTATCCGATGACGAAGTTGATGATGTTAAGAAGAAATCCAGACAAGAACAGTCTAACGGAGGGGGCTATTTTGACAAA CTAAAGGAGGAAATGGAACTTCGCAAGCAAATGAATATGTCCGAGCTCAATGACCTTGATGAAGAGACTCGAGTAGACATTGAAGGATTCAGGACTGGTACTTATGTCAGGTTAGAAGTACATGGTGTGCCATTTGAGCTTGTTGAGCATTTTAATCCTTGCCACCCCATTCTTGTTGGGGGTATTGGCCTTGGTGAGGAGAACACGGGATTCATGCAG GCTAGTTTGAAGCGCCATAGGTGGCACAGGAAAGTTCTGAAGACAAAGGATCCAATCATAGTTTCAATTGGATGGAGGCGATTCCAAACAACCCCTGTGTATGCAATAGAGGATCGGAATGGTCGACACCGCATGCTGAAGTATACGCCTGAGCATATGCATTGCTTTGCTATGTTTTGGGGACCACTTGCTCCACCGAAGAGTGGTGTATTAGCAGTCCAGAATCTTTCTAACAATCAG GTGCCGTTTAGGATAACTGCAACAGGATGGGTTCAAGAATTCAACAATACTGCCAGAATTGTGAAGAAGATCAAGCTCACAGGCACACCATGCAAGATATTTAAGAAGACTGCACTAATCAAAGGAATGTTCACATCTGATTTAGAGGTTGCTAGGTTTGAAGGTGCCGCCATTCGGACTGTAAGTGGAATCCGAGGACAGGTTAAAAAG GCAGCAAAGATTGAGCCAGGAGATATGTTGAAGAGAAAAGGGGAAAATACAGAAGGAATCGCAAGATGCACATTTGAGGACAGAATTCTTATGAGTGACATTGTTTTCCTGCGTGCCTGGGTTAATGTTGAAGTTCCCACGTACTGTAACCCTGTGACCACTGCTCTGCAACCTAGAGAGCAGACCTGGCAAGGCATGAGAACAACTGCTGAGTTGCGGAGGGAAAAAAATATCCCTACCCCACACAACAAGGACTCAGTTTTCAAG CCTATTGAGCGGAAACCACGGAAGTTCAATCCTGTTGAGATCCCTGCAAAGCTGCAACAGTTACTTCCTTTTAAATCTAAGCCTAAGGATACACCTAAGCAGAAGAAAGTACCAGTTGAAAACAGGGTGCCAGTAATCATGCAACCCAGTGAGAAGAAGACACATGCAGCTATACAACAGCTAAGGCTGATAAAACAAGAGAAG GCCAAGAAGAAGAAAAttaaagaacaacagaagaaaaaGGCATATGAGGCAGAGAAAGCCAAGACGGAGCTACTGACGAAGAAACGACAGAGGGAAGAGAGGCGTGAAAGATATCGGGAAGAAGATAAGCAAAAGAAGCGTGCACGCAGATGA